A single window of Pseudophryne corroboree isolate aPseCor3 chromosome 5, aPseCor3.hap2, whole genome shotgun sequence DNA harbors:
- the LOC134929431 gene encoding kinesin-like protein KIF19, producing the protein MNTEQKNAIDHQVTVALRIRPFNLMETKNRAQCIMHQLGPQTLLLKDPGEDPYDVLRSSRTRETTFTFNHVFDQAATQENVYDSTMKNIVDDILAGYNAAIFAYGPTGTGKTYTMMGKPREPGVIYRTLKDLYKTIEETGRRDNFSLSLSYAEIYNETIRDLLKPSSRSLALREDPYGNTKILGITAFSPSTPEEAMNLLKMGNKRRSEITTAANKTSSRSHAILQITVKQTGSDGVSTGRLYMVDLAGSERASQTTNSGKTMKEGGYINRSLLALRKCIMALREKPGSHINYRDSKLTWLLKGALSGKSRMVMIAHVSPADSAFEESRSTMTYGSKAKFIQTRVERNSVPHGTAERGRGDKVLQKDMQFIMRRTMAPLINLPRVVPMAKNLQSAHEISATARASANSYTYLELARRWL; encoded by the coding sequence ATGAATACTGAACAGAAGAACGCTATAGACCATCAGGTGACTGTGGCTCTGCGCATCCGTCCATTTAATTTGATGGAGACTAAGAATCGAGCCCAGTGCATCATGCACCAACTTGGTCCGCAGACGCTGCTACTGAAGGACCCTGGCGAGGATCCTTATGACGTACTGCGCTCGAGCAGGACAAGAGAAACAACATTCACCTTTAACCACGTGTTCGATCAGGCAGCTACTCAGGAAAATGTATATGATTCCACGATGAAGAACATAGTGGATGACATCCTAGCTGGGTACAATGCTGCCATATTCGCCTACGGCCCAACAGGCACAGGGAAGACCTATACTATGATGGGTAAGCCTCGCGAGCCCGGAGTGATTTATCGCACCCTGAAGGACCTGTATAAGACTATTGAGGAGACCGGAAGGAGAGATAATTTCTCTTTATCATTGTCATATGCTGAGATCTACAATGAAACAATCCGGGACCTATTAAAACCTTCTTCTAGATCTTTGGCCCTCAGAGAGGATCCTTATGGTAACACCAAAATACTAGGGATTACTGCGTTCTCCCCTAGCACTCCTGAGGAGGCCATGAATCTGCTGAAGATGGGAAACAAAAGGCGCTCTGAAATAACAACAGCAGCTAATAAGACCTCATCACGCTCCCATGCCATATTACAAATCACCGTAAAACAAACAGGCAGTGATGGGGTTAGCACAGGCCGCCTGTACATGGTGGACCTGGCAGGATCAGAGCGAGCAAGCCAGACTACCAACAGTGGCAAGACCATGAAAGAAGGAGGTTACATCAACCGCTCCCTCCTCGCCCTCAGAAAGTGCATCATGGCACTGCGCGAGAAACCAGGCAGCCATATAAACTATCGGGACAGTAAACTGACCTGGCTGCTAAAGGGCGCACTGAGCGGGAAAAGCAGAATGGTCATGATTGCACACGTCAGCCCTGCAGATAGTGCCTTTGAAGAGTCACGCAGCACAATGACCTATGGGAGCAAGGCCAAATTCATCCAGACACGGGTGGAGAGAAACAGTGTCCCCCATGGTACTGCTGAGAGGGGCAGGGGGGACAAAGTGCTGCAGAAAGACATGCAGTTTATTATGAGACGCACTATGGCACCGCTGATTAATTTGCCCCGCGTAGTCCCTATGGCAAAGAATTTACAGTCTGCACATGAGATCAGTGCTACAGCTCGTGCCAGTGCAAATTCTTACACATATCTAGAATTAGCACGTAGATGGCTGTAG